In the genome of Hymenobacter cellulosivorans, one region contains:
- a CDS encoding RNA polymerase sigma factor: MSSAALQQEFLRLLSTQQRRLHSLCRFYYVRVEDRQDAFQEIVLQLWKSYSGFQGTAHVSTWMYRVALNTIFSRLRREKAQPEWVRWTEELQQLPNPEDLVNPAAAGQVLEEAIHQLSAEDKALVLLHLEGYSYQEIAPLLDMSTTNVSTRLHRIKGKLGKYLKMQLL; encoded by the coding sequence GTGTCGTCCGCCGCGCTCCAGCAGGAATTCCTTCGCCTTTTATCGACGCAGCAACGGCGCTTGCATAGCCTGTGCCGCTTCTACTACGTGCGGGTGGAAGACCGGCAGGATGCCTTTCAGGAAATCGTGCTGCAGCTCTGGAAGTCTTATTCCGGGTTTCAGGGTACCGCCCACGTCTCGACCTGGATGTACCGGGTGGCACTCAACACCATCTTTTCGCGCCTGCGTCGGGAGAAGGCCCAGCCGGAATGGGTGCGCTGGACCGAGGAGTTGCAGCAGCTCCCAAACCCCGAAGACCTCGTGAACCCGGCCGCGGCCGGCCAGGTGTTGGAAGAAGCCATTCACCAGCTTTCGGCCGAGGACAAAGCCTTGGTTTTACTGCACCTGGAAGGCTACTCCTATCAAGAAATAGCCCCGCTGTTGGACATGAGCACTACGAACGTCAGCACCCGGCTGCACCGCATCAAAGGCAAGCTGGGCAAATACCTAAAGATGCAGTTGTTATGA